Proteins encoded together in one Chitinophaga lutea window:
- the coaD gene encoding pantetheine-phosphate adenylyltransferase, whose translation MHRICLFPGTFDPVTLGHTDIIDRALPLFDELIIGIGINSGKVPMYSVEQRVDWIREIYKNEPKIKVTSYEGLTVQYCKKVNAHFILRGIRYVADFEYEKAIADINRKMDPEVETIFLTCSPEFSTIASTLVRDVIRNGGDAAQFLPAEVARTIQQQKS comes from the coding sequence ATGCATCGTATCTGTTTATTTCCCGGCACTTTCGACCCGGTAACGCTTGGCCATACCGACATCATTGACCGTGCACTGCCGCTTTTCGACGAACTGATCATCGGCATCGGCATCAACTCCGGCAAAGTGCCCATGTATTCCGTAGAGCAGCGGGTGGATTGGATCCGGGAGATCTATAAAAACGAGCCCAAAATAAAGGTGACCTCCTATGAAGGCCTTACCGTGCAGTACTGTAAAAAGGTGAACGCGCATTTTATTTTAAGAGGCATCCGGTATGTGGCCGATTTTGAATATGAGAAGGCGATTGCAGACATCAACCGGAAAATGGATCCCGAAGTGGAAACCATCTTCCTGACCTGTTCACCGGAGTTCTCGACGATCGCATCCACGCTGGTGCGCGATGTGATCCGGAACGGGGGAGATGCGGCGCAGTTCCTGCCGGCGGAAGTGGCCCGAACCATCCAACAGCAAAAGAGTTAA
- a CDS encoding hotdog fold thioesterase: MKAIWFSLDISLDQLNENAQNTMGGYLGIEFTEIGPDYLRAMMPVDHRTVQPYGLLHGGASAALAETVGSVASALIIDPAKQICVGLEINANHLRGVREGYVHAIARPLHIGATTHVWDIRITDDEHKLVCVSRLTVAILVKRPA, encoded by the coding sequence ATGAAGGCAATCTGGTTTTCGCTGGATATATCACTGGATCAGCTCAACGAAAATGCCCAGAACACGATGGGCGGTTACCTGGGCATTGAATTCACCGAAATCGGGCCCGATTATCTGCGGGCCATGATGCCGGTAGACCATCGGACGGTGCAGCCTTACGGCCTGCTGCACGGCGGCGCTTCCGCTGCCCTGGCAGAAACCGTGGGCAGTGTGGCTTCTGCGCTGATCATCGATCCGGCAAAACAGATATGCGTGGGCCTTGAGATCAACGCCAACCACTTGCGCGGGGTGCGTGAAGGATATGTGCACGCCATTGCCAGACCCCTGCACATCGGCGCTACCACGCATGTGTGGGACATCCGCATCACTGACGACGAACATAAGCTGGTCTGTGTAAGCCGGCTCACCGTAGCCATCCTGGTTAAGCGCCCGGCTTAG
- a CDS encoding RsmD family RNA methyltransferase yields MRIIGGSMSGRRINPPANMPHTRPTTDIAKGGLFNIIENNLDISTLKTLDIFGGTGSISYELASRGATDQTIVEKDPAMADFISKTADMLDVKLKLVRMDVFKYLQQCTEQFDFIFAGPPYALGTIDELPKIIFEKQLLRPEGWFVLEHTPRNNYQQFSYYRTERNYGTTIFSIFINREELRKPSAAGQ; encoded by the coding sequence ATGCGTATAATAGGAGGTTCCATGAGCGGCCGCCGCATCAACCCGCCGGCTAACATGCCGCACACGCGCCCTACTACGGATATCGCAAAAGGTGGGCTGTTCAACATCATAGAAAACAATCTCGACATATCCACGCTCAAAACCCTGGACATATTCGGCGGTACCGGCAGCATCAGCTACGAGCTGGCCTCGCGCGGCGCCACCGATCAGACCATCGTGGAAAAAGACCCGGCCATGGCCGATTTTATCAGCAAAACGGCCGACATGCTCGATGTGAAGCTGAAGCTCGTGCGGATGGATGTGTTCAAATACCTGCAGCAGTGCACCGAGCAGTTCGACTTTATATTCGCCGGCCCGCCTTACGCGCTGGGCACTATCGACGAGTTGCCGAAGATCATTTTCGAGAAGCAGCTGCTCAGGCCCGAAGGCTGGTTTGTACTGGAGCACACACCACGGAATAACTACCAGCAATTCAGTTACTACCGCACCGAAAGGAATTACGGCACCACCATATTTTCCATATTCATTAACCGGGAAGAGCTGAGGAAACCCTCCGCCGCCGGTCAATAA
- a CDS encoding class I SAM-dependent methyltransferase — protein MSVQSHYDNHLAAFYAWMTGNFDTKQKEQETYFTSKHIAPAGNGLALDLGAGHGLQTVSLANLGFSVFAVDFNQHLLSELNARTKGLPVRTILANLANTAQYTMDAELIVCMGDTLTHLDSVEQVTTLIGEWYKMLSPKGKLVLSFRDLTQELVQEERFIPVRAEDDRIHSCFLEYFPGYVKVFDILLEKQQGQWIQKVSSYRKLRLGIEQVKMMLTAAGFAVQDHEVISRMHYVVAAKPGA, from the coding sequence ATGAGCGTGCAATCCCACTACGACAACCATCTGGCGGCTTTCTACGCCTGGATGACCGGCAATTTCGACACCAAACAGAAGGAACAGGAAACCTATTTCACCAGCAAACACATTGCACCGGCAGGCAATGGCCTGGCGCTCGACCTCGGCGCGGGGCACGGGTTACAAACGGTATCGCTGGCCAACCTGGGGTTTTCGGTGTTTGCGGTCGACTTCAACCAGCATCTCCTCTCCGAACTTAACGCCCGAACCAAAGGCCTTCCCGTCAGAACCATCCTGGCCAACCTCGCTAACACCGCCCAATACACCATGGATGCGGAACTGATCGTGTGTATGGGCGATACGCTCACGCACCTCGACAGTGTGGAGCAGGTTACCACCCTTATCGGCGAATGGTATAAGATGCTCTCCCCCAAAGGCAAGCTGGTATTGTCTTTCCGTGATCTGACGCAGGAACTGGTGCAGGAAGAACGGTTTATCCCGGTAAGGGCGGAAGATGACCGCATCCACTCCTGCTTCCTGGAGTATTTTCCGGGTTATGTGAAGGTGTTCGATATTTTGCTCGAAAAGCAGCAGGGACAGTGGATCCAGAAAGTGAGCAGTTACAGGAAACTGCGCCTGGGCATAGAACAGGTAAAAATGATGCTGACCGCCGCAGGATTTGCAGTGCAGGATCATGAGGTGATCAGCCGCATGCATTATGTGGTGGCGGCTAAGCCGGGCGCTTAA